In Carassius auratus strain Wakin unplaced genomic scaffold, ASM336829v1 scaf_tig00216542, whole genome shotgun sequence, the genomic stretch CACAAGAATATTaagaaaaactttcatttttattagattgAAGTGCTGACTCAATTGATTCAAACAGTTTAAAGTCAATGTTAACTTAGCATAAAAATACATAGCACACAATAAGTAAAATAGTCAGTTTTTATTAGACTAAAGTCTTGACTGCAGAGTTTAAAGTTAACGTCAGCTCAGTAATGTAGAGTAAAATAGTcattcttttattaaattgaaGTCTAGACTCCAACAGTTTAACATTACTCTAATGAACTTAAAATACaatagcaatattttttttttttttagactgaaCTCAGTTGATCCAAATAATGTTGGCGTTAGCTTAGCATACTGTAATGAgcttataaacaaatattaagcagGCTTGGTTTTGGTTTTGAATGtaataaaagcacatttataGTCATCTCAGATCAATTTTTAGGCATCTGTAACTGTTTACCTTCACAGGTCTGTCTGGAACAGAGTTTGATGGGCCGCCCAGTCTTCCTGCAACACAGCCGCCATCCAGCAGCAcctatacaaacacacaaactcatcAACTCACCATCTCATTTCATTTAATGATGCTCTGAAATGACAGCAGCCATGCGAATCGGTGTGATTACAATCAAAACAACATTATAATCAATACAGCTGTTTTTCTCTCCTGGTGGCAGGGCTAAATAATGCAGAGGCCTTTTTTTAGCATCGAATAGCCTGGGATGTTAGCTGATGTGCTTTGCTTTATTGACAGTAACCGGTGCTGTGGCTCGCCAGAGCCCCATTGAGATCAATACACAAGCCAGGCGGGAATCTTAAGCACcgttcacacagacagacagataagcaAAACACACATTGCAATGAAGCCATCCAATACACTGAGAGGAGAATTCCAAAGGAATTGAGGAAGAAACATATCAAAAAGACAGAACATAAAGAAAAATGGGGAGTCGTATTTTGAGTGGTGCTTGCTTATACTAAAGACACCACTACAATGCTAAGTTCTTAAGGGTTTCCATgccattttaaattttttctgtaACATTAAACCACAATTGTCACCTTTCCAGACAGTTTTTTCTGCCTCTGGATATTTAGTACAATCAGTGTCAAGTCACCTTTTGTGGACAATCCACCCCTTTCTGGACAATTTCACTAAATTTCAGACAGTTGTCATTGACTTCCCAACAAAGGCACTGCAATGCAATCTTTATGAGTTCAAGAAGGGCTAgcactacactcttaaaaagtgTCTAAATGTTGGTTTATACAAGTCTATGGGATATTTTTTCCCCACCTATTTTCACAAATAGTGGTTACCCTTAATCCTGAGTATGAGCAATAGTGATGTTAGCCTTGGGTAACACAACTTAAAAAGGCAAGACAAAAATGACAGATGGAAAAAAGAGCCAATTATACATAAGACGGACCTGTACGTGTAAGTTTGATAAACAGAGCAGGAGCTAATGCAGAAAACTTTAACTTTGATTGAAGAGGATTGAAGGAGAGGACCTGTCTGAACCTCTCTCAGTAAAAACGTGCTCAGTTTGAGTGGTTCGGATCTATAAGGTGCTGACCTCTTCCTGATCAGCAGTCGGTGAGCAGCGATTCGCCTGTCCCATCCTTCGGTATACGCTCTCCTCCATCTCTGTCTCTTCATCGTCTTTTTGTCGCTCTCGGCTGCTGTCCATCTCTCTCTGGGACGGGTCTCCATGTCCTCCAGGAGCAGTCAATCCTGGATCCCTCACATTCTCTGCAATGGGATACGACAGTAAAGACCACTGGTGAAGGATCTCACACATATCAGAGAAAAGAAGATGTATGTGGCATTCAGTATGCTCACCTGGGGTCAAATACGTGAAGGTGGAAAGGAACTGCTCATATGTTTGCTCCGGGGAGTTGCAGAATTGCTCCAGAGCTTCAGTTATGGCTTGGTCATGGTCGTCCACATCTGAATCGTTGACTAAACCTGGCATCCTGTCAAAGCTATCCACATTCAGAAAGAAATAGATACAGAAAGAGAGATTTGCCTGGTGCAATAAACATTACACTATTAAGTGTACTTCGGTTTTTACGCATATGCAAGGGTTTGTGTACAGTGCAAAACACAAATTTTGTCACCAGAATGGTATGCTCGTACTGCACACACAGTAACCACACATGCTTTGTATGCGCAGGTCATATATGCGCAGCTAACTTATTTTGCATTAATCAGTTGatccacaaggtggcaacactggCCCAGACCGTTGTTTAACAGTACAAAACaaaactccaaaaaaaaataataataataacaacagcaacaaaatagcagcaacaatagatggctgcattgacaaGTGCTTGTGTgagcccttacgaaaaataaccaacAGTTATTTATGTAGTAACAgctttactacaaataaaaccccccaaaaaaacatgaTTAGTATAGCAAAATCATGTTAACCACGAATTAACCATGgctttgctacactaaccatagtttaaccatggtatttgtggtaaaactgtggttatacaaatattaatcaatacaaaaaaaaacaacaacatatggttactaggggtgcacgataaatatcggccgataattaatgcacatctcgtcagtaaagccagttctctaagcagtggtaaattccatcaggtgcatgatttcccATAGAGCAGCGGTTACTactaatgaacgtggatttgatGAGCTTTCTAGAGCGCATGCATTTGAGAACACTATCAAATGGAGGAAACACTTAAAGGCTATGTGTTCAGCTGTGCATGTTCGCTTgcatacacatacaaaaaaattaagtatactttgggctttaCCACCGACATAAAGCAAATTTTGTTTAAAAGAGACATTTGCATACACCATGCAAACCCAGAGAGCTTGCACCAGACGAAACGAAGAGGAAGTACtggtataacaaaataaaaaataaaaaataaatgatgaagagGTCCTGCTAGGCTGCACTTTTTTTACAGGTCACTTATCACTCGCGATATGCATTATAGCTGCATTAGCCCTGATTGGAATGTAATTATCATTTTTGAAGTTCAGCTCAATTACAATCAATGATGGCTGGGAAGGGGGGCAGGCAGTGATTGCCgtgacattaaaatataatgaagaATGGCGTGATGATCGTGAGAAACTCTGAGCTGTTGCTATGTCATTCATCACGAACATGCCCTAGGGAGAGACGTCTTCAGGTGGCACAACATTAGTGGGGACAGAAACAGGTGCTACACTAGCGTTTAATTACTCTCCTCTATCAATAATACAGCGCAAATCCTTGCATGGCTTCAGGCCTCAGCTGTACTGATGGCCCACCATTCCTTCTCTCTTGGAATACTACCATactactatttctgcagtatgtaCTATATAGACTGTGGACAGTATGCATATTTTCTATTTGTACAAAACAATCAGATTTACCCTGAAGTGCAGTATATGACATTTGACCTGACCTTACATTTCCAGTATGACAAATGAGCTTCTCTATACTTATCATGAAATTGTCATCACTAAATGCACACTAAGCAGTACTCAAGTACTCTATTCAAAATATACAGTATCTCTAGTGGTGCAGTGATGTCTCATATGTAAATGAATCCTTCTTTTgaacatgaacaaaaataatcGCTAGCAGACTGTAAGAACTACTGTATTCAAATATAGACACTGcaatcaaaatgcaaaaaaaaaaaaactattattattatttgaaacaaaatgcTGTACTTTTGCATGGACTTCTGGAAAGACTTTGGATGGATGACTCAAATCAGTGAATGTGGTTAGCCTTTGTATAGGCTATTCAATCCAAAAAGTCATATACCGACTGTGACTTTCTAAAACATTGCCCAAGTAGATATTTAGTTATGTAACCAATAGCATGCATGGCCTGTGTGACATCAGCAGGAATggaagtttgtcaagacaaacatTGTTTTCCTTTTCAATTTTGTAAAAGGAATGTGCATTAAGAAAAGGGTCAAAGTTCATGTTATGTTAGCAATCTGAACAAACTGATTCGTCAATCAGACACTACATGGTCTACTCGTCTATGGGTCTACTATACACCTTATTTTTCGGTAAAAGTGGACGCGGCAATTTTTAAATTGAATGTGTCATGcgcttccagctatttttagttGTACAAAACAGCGCGTTTTGCTGATGACATTGCTAACTGGTGTTTCTtagcatattattctaatgtatgcctgttgttttaattataaacacactggtttgtagcggAAAACGTTTTACCGTTTAGCTACTGCACTTTGCGCCTAATTAACTGAAGTCTCACACAGAAAAAAGCTTACTTCTGCATTGAAAAAACAGCTAAGGAGTCTGAAAGTACTATCTTCGTCCATTACAATGCAAGCATTtaagttttgttgtttgttgcgTTTCAGTCTCCCTCTCCATTTCCTCGCATCTGTTACATTGTGACAGAGCTGGAAAACATCTGCATTCATTCGCCGCCACCGTATGCAAATCCGTTTCAGGACTCAACAGGTTTATTTTGCTAGGTGTGAACACCGGCGTGTAAGTGCGCTTGAACGGTAGAATAAAGCTCTCCAGTGCGCTTGGAAACACCGATTGAATTCTTTATTTTGTGTGGCGCCTCTGGGGAGCCGCTGAGTCTCTTCTTCGTGGCCCTGCTCTTCAGACACAGGTGCTCTGCTGTTTATGTTTGTCACTGTTCTTCCAGGCACTCGTGGTTACGTGTCTGTGTTttgtgctctcacacacacatcttttggcctccaaaacaaacacacaactgcACGAGGGCTCGAGCACAGGGCCccgaaacacaaaaacattatgcTAATGAGGCAGACACAGCTGTTCCCTTCTTCTCCCTCcctccttctctttctttctttctttcaacaacAGTCGTCTAATTTCTCCCGTTCCTTTAAAGAGCCGCCAAGCATACAGTTAATGCAAATATAAGCCTGCGGGAAATGAGGAGTATTTTACAAATCCGAGCTACCCCTCCTGCCAAAATTTGATGTGTGACTCACGCATTCGGTATTCGGTGTAATGAGAGTGAATCATTCTGCTCCTCGCCACAGACCACTCAGATACACAGAGGAGACTATTTTAACAGCACATTACACACAGACGTGCCACACTGCCACTGGTGCATTATGAAGACTGTGATTATAGTGTCGAATGCAGGTCATGGAAAAAATCTGTGGGATTGCACCATGGCCTAATCAAACAAATATGTGCAACCTGACACATTTACAGCCAATTAAAAGATATTTGATATTTAGCTATTTTAGATATGTGAGGTTTAACTAAAATAtgctgcaagatgtctgttaaagatcgctCAATCTGGAAAGCATCTAAGAATCTAAGAtgatgtctttaagatgtcagttttacatgcattctaaatcataaacatcttaaatacattttctggatATCTGTTTGAAATATTGGAAATGTCCAAACaatctaaaaaaatacaaatacatcttgcagatgtaaatgcagacatcTCCGTGATGTATGTGTGCAATCACCCGTGCTATCAGTatcaaaattactgaaaaaagaaaagaaaaacggcaatattgattattatttcaaagtttttaactaatggcatttatttgaaatataaatatttgtctttttttcactttaaattaattaaatgcattcataatACGGTTTTCTTAAAatccttcaaaatataaataataaagtttgtGTCTGGTGTTAATTTGGGAAGAAAGACCATCCATGTGAAttcttgtatgattttttttggaTTCATCTTTTAGGCAAATAAATCATCAGTTGTAAAACACCAATATGAAGTCTGTATTAATACACAGACCAATGATGCACTGAGTTTGTGCTTGTTTTCATTCAAACTTGTGCGAGTTGTGCTCAGACACCTGTTGTTAGCAGCAGTTACAGGCAGTTAACCTCAAGATGAGCTAGTCAACCTTCACAAACACTGAACCTCTTCCACAGTCACTAAGCTATTTGCTTTAATATCTCAAATAAAAGTTAGCAGCACCACACAGCTCTCAGTTTTCGGAGTGCATTGACCAAAAGGTAAGAAACACATATTATTAAGATCAATATTCTAAGactatgaattaattatttagaaatgtatgtGAAATTCTTGTGCCTTATTGAAAATAAACACTAAGGTATAacgattttatattattatattattataaatatatagtgaTTTAAAAGCTTCTTATctttaggctatttatttttaaagtggaGCACTAATGGTCACAGCTTAGCCTTGTAGTTTAACAAGATTTTTCTTGCGAAATTGATTATACAAAAACATTCAAACGAGTCTAAAAAGTGTAAAACTGAGAAACGCTGATAATAGTTTGAAGTAAATAAGAGAATAACAGCGTTCAGAGTTTATAGAAACATCTCAGACGTACCGTTTAAACGTAGAACGAGAAACGCCAGTTTCGCGCTGGATGCTGGGTAATGTAGTCGTTTTATTGTAAGATGAACGGGATTCTCTAAGGGAAGCGGGAATAAGGAAAACTACAACCAGTTTCCTGTGGGGACGTTTCTATGTTATCAGGGAAACAGGGAAAGGGATATATAGTTCCGcgttttttttcttgtctttatcACTTTgattaattatgataataataataaaaaaaacgtatcATATGACTCTTAATATGATGCTAGTCTTAATACAGTCATGCTAtgcattttacagtaaattttacaaaatgtttatattctaCAACtactaaaatgaataataattaattttagtttttcatttatattttacacagTTCTTTGCAAAAAAGATGACCTTACAGCCTCTGACTGCTGTGAACTGTGCTGGCCTTATGCAACCAGGCTTCTCCTTATTAGAGCTGGATGGTGACGTTTACCTCTTTGGTCAAAAGGGCTGGCCAAAACGCTCATGTCCAACTGGGATATTTGGTGTACGCATAAAAAACGGAGAACTTAAGCTGCGTGccatttcattttcaaacaacTCTTGTTATCTCCCTCCCCTCCGATGTCCTGCTATAGCTCATGTTGAGCCTCATGATGGCAGTCCTGAGTGTTACCTCATTCATGGTGGCCGAACACCCAACAATGAGCTGTCCTCAAGTCTCTACATGTTAAGTGTAGACAGCAGAGGATGTAATCGCAAAGTCACACTGTGCTGTCAAGAAAAAGAGCTGGTTGGAGATGTTCCTAGTGCTCGATACGGCCACACCCTCAGCGTGATCCTTAGCCGAGGGAAGACCGCCTGCGTTTTGTTTGGCGGCAGGTCCTACATGCCCCCCACCGAAAGGACCACGGAAAACTGGAACAGCGTGGTGGACTGTCCACCACAAGTCTTTCTTATCGACCTAGAGTTTGGTTGCTGTACGGCCCACACCCTCCCCGAGCTCACGGACGGCCAGTCTTTTCACGTAGCTCTTGCGAGAGAGGACTGTGTCTACTTCCTTGGCGGTCACATTCTCAACTCTGATTGCCGACCACCTCGTTTGATCCGCCTACGTGTAGAGCTTCTCTTAGGAAGCCCTATCCTCACCTGTACTGTTCTTCATGAAGGTCTCACCATTACCAGTGCCATAGTTGCTCCTGTTGGCTATCATGAGTACATAGTTTTGGGCGGCTACCAGTCTGAGACTCAGAAGCGCATGGAGTGCACGTACATTGGCCTGGATGATGTCGGAGTCCACATGGAGCCTCGTGAACCTCCTCAGTGGACCAGTGAGGTAACCCACAGCCGTACTTGGTTTGGTGGCAGCCTGGGCAAAGGAAGTGCCTTGATTGCAATCCCCTCTGAAGGAAACCCAGCTCCACCAGATGCTTACCATTTCTATCAGGTGAACTTCCAGAAGGAACAAGATGGAGAAACATCAGCTCAGGGATGCAGCCAGGAGTCCACTGATTTTGAGGACTCTGCACCTTTGGAAGACTCTGAGGAGCTATACTTTGGAAGAGAACCTCATGAGCTGGAGAATAGCAGTGATGGAGAGGGTGACACCTACAACGAGGAAGACGAGGAGGATGAATCTCAGACAGGCTATTGGATCAAGTGCTGTCTAACCTGCCAGGTGAACCCTAACACCTGGGAGCCATACTACTCTACTGAGCTCACCAGACCTGCCATGATCTTCTGCTCTAGAGGCGAAGGTGGACACTGGGTCCATGCCCAGTGCATGGAGCTCCCTGAAAGCCTTTTGCTTCGCCTTTCTCAAGACAACTGCAAGTACTTCTGCTTGGATCACAGAGTCCTGCCCATGCAGGAGATGACTCCACCACGCCAGATAATGCCAGTGAAGAGAGTCCCAATGAAAATGACCCATCGCAAAGCTCCTGTTTCAATGAAAATGACCCCAGCTAAGAAGAGCTTTTTGCGGAGACTTTTTGACTGAAATGTTGTTCTGTTCTGTTATatcataaaaatgtgttttaattgttttatattaacaGAAATTGGATGGTTTCGTTTTTTCACAGAAATAACAGAAATTTATCGTTAATTGAATGAATTTGCTTACAGCAGTATTAAGAAACTAAAAGCATTTTTTACCAGACTTGTTTGATATTGTTAAACTgatgatttatgtcttttttaAAATGGGGGAAGCTTGTGGttcttttttcttcataaataaagagaaataattttaatggaaaatattgtaactgtgtttttatgctatatatatatatatatatatatatatatatatacacacacatacatacatacatatacagtatatatcaatACTTACACacattatattgttatataacatattacaaaaaatagataaatgaaaTAAGACAAAAAGTtttttggattatttatttttattatttcccaaaaggaaaagaaatcaaatgtaattaattacaaaacatttatactCGATCTTTTAAAAAAGACAAAGTATGAATTCATGGATTACAACAATCACTGTAATGCTCttgcaaaatgaaagaaaaaaataatgatggGTC encodes the following:
- the rag2 gene encoding V(D)J recombination-activating protein 2, producing MTLQPLTAVNCAGLMQPGFSLLELDGDVYLFGQKGWPKRSCPTGIFGVRIKNGELKLRAISFSNNSCYLPPLRCPAIAHVEPHDGSPECYLIHGGRTPNNELSSSLYMLSVDSRGCNRKVTLCCQEKELVGDVPSARYGHTLSVILSRGKTACVLFGGRSYMPPTERTTENWNSVVDCPPQVFLIDLEFGCCTAHTLPELTDGQSFHVALAREDCVYFLGGHILNSDCRPPRLIRLRVELLLGSPILTCTVLHEGLTITSAIVAPVGYHEYIVLGGYQSETQKRMECTYIGLDDVGVHMEPREPPQWTSEVTHSRTWFGGSLGKGSALIAIPSEGNPAPPDAYHFYQVNFQKEQDGETSAQGCSQESTDFEDSAPLEDSEELYFGREPHELENSSDGEGDTYNEEDEEDESQTGYWIKCCLTCQVNPNTWEPYYSTELTRPAMIFCSRGEGGHWVHAQCMELPESLLLRLSQDNCKYFCLDHRVLPMQEMTPPRQIMPVKRVPMKMTHRKAPVSMKMTPAKKSFLRRLFD
- the iftap gene encoding uncharacterized protein C11orf74 homolog gives rise to the protein MPGLVNDSDVDDHDQAITEALEQFCNSPEQTYEQFLSTFTYLTPENVRDPGLTAPGGHGDPSQREMDSSRERQKDDEETEMEESVYRRMGQANRCSPTADQEEVLLDGGCVAGRLGGPSNSVPDRPVKFDNYLGDSEDEEEKADTTGTCTLPGEIEEDLIAVSSSSLCHHTLLESSSTFTDQRTHTPSAAENQAESEEVVPFHLDENFDYDNVVLSCKYSIQEQRGRPS